Within the Candidatus Omnitrophota bacterium genome, the region GATTACGGTCAATTGCTTCGACGTAGGCTTCAATGAATTTGAAAAAGTGGAAGGAACGACGGACGAGGAAGGGCGATGGAATTATTCCTTCACCATTCCCGAACGGTTGGTGGGACAACCGCTATTCAAAGGCAATACGATTATCCAGATGGACGTCCGCGTGCGCGATTCCGCCGATCACGAAGAGCAGAAAATCGAAACCTTCCACGTCGCCGTCGAACCGTTGCAGATCGAGGCCATTCCCGAAAGCGGAACGCTGGTGGACGGCGTGATGAACGAAGTTTTTCTCGTGGCTTCGCGCCCCGACGGCAGCGTCGCCAAGCCTACGCTGACCGTGCAGTCTCGTTATCTGCAAAGCGGCGTTAAAGTGGATTGCGACGACAATGGCATCGCGTCGATTATCTTGACGCCGACGCCGGGCGAGAACGTCTATCGTCCCGAATTGCCGCCTCTGCGCCTGTTTGCGGAAATCGACGGCAAGAAAATTACGCTGGATAAAAACCTGCCTTTCAGTAATCCGGAAGAGCGCATCCTGTTAAGGCCGGATAAGGGCGTCTATTCACTTGGCGAGGAAATGAAACTGCAAGCCATGGCGCCGTTTCCCGATAAGGAGCCGGTATTTCTCGACATCGTCAAAAATAATCAAACCGTGCTCACGCGGACGCTGACGCTGGAAAATGGCAAGGCGCAGCTGGCGATTGCGCTGGACGAATCGCTGGCGGGAACGCTGGCGATGAATGCGTACATGATTCGCGGCGATGGCCATATGATCCGCGACTCGCGGCAGGTTATCGTTACTCGCCGCGACGATCTGCGCATCGACATCGCGCCGGATCAAGAACAATACGAACCGGGGCAACCAGCCAAGCTGCGCATCCTGGTTCGCGGGGCGGACGGCCAACCGGCGCAGGTTGCGTTGGGACTACATATTGTGGACGAAAGCGTCTACAGCCTGACGGAAAAAGAGCCGGGACTCGCCAAGGTCTTTTTCGCCATCGAAAAGGAATTGTTGCAGCCAAAGGTGGAAATCCACGGCTATCGCCTCGATAAAGTGGTACGCCTCTCCGCCAAAGATTACGAGGATAATGCTCGTTTGTCCAAAACCCTGCTGGCCAAACTCGATGTTCACGCGGACTTTTCCCTCAACCTCAACACGGCGGACGAAAAAACGCAGAAAGCCATCGCCGACTTGCAGCGGCTTCAAAGTGAAGTTCTATCTCAACAATCGTTAGCCGTGAGCCGGAAGCCGCGCAACATAGACGAACTGCTTTGGCCGCTGGGACAAGATTTGCAAAACCTGCCAACCATCGACCCGTGGGGCAATCCCTATATCGTCTATATGAATGACAACATCTGGCTAGCCAGCGCCGGACGGGACGGCAAGGCGGTGACGGACGACGACATCCGCCTGCCCGCCTTTCGTTTCGGTTATTTCTTCCAGGACGCGGGAGAGAAGGGCGGCCAACTGAAAAAGGCGGCGGGAATTGTCGAGAAATGGGGAGAACATGAAGTTAGGCTAGCGTTTCCCGCGCAGACGGGTATGTTGCGGCGTGGCGGCGCCATTATGGGGATGGACGGCTTGGGGAGAGGTGTTATGCCAGGCGTAGCAGGGGGCATGGGAGGCATGGCGGGAGGCGGTCGAGTAAATAGATTTGCTATGGCGAAGGGCGTCCCCGCTCTAAGGGGAGAGATGGCCGTTCCCGAAGCGCCGCCCGTTGTTGTTGGGGAGGAAGTCGCTCAATTTGGTTTGGCGGAAGCGCCTGCGGCAAGAGAAGGCTTAGCGCAAATGCGCGTAATGGCGGTTGAGGCTGCGCCGCCCAACGCTCCCGGCGATAGGGGAGGCCAAGCCGGAGCGAGTGTGTATGGGATAATGGGCAGGCCAGCCGATAATAGAAAATTAGTAATCCAAGAAGACCTTGAACTAGACATGAGTACCGCACAATCGGCTCCACATCAAATTGATCGTTTCTATTTATATGAGGAAGCGCAAGAGAATAAAAACCTGATCGAAGAAAATATCAAATCCAATTTCGGCGGGGAGAACGTCAACGGCCCATTAGTCGTCAATGGCCAATTGGACGAGAAACAATTGAAACAAGCGGCGGAAAAATTCGGCGATCTGTCTTCCCTTAAATTAGCGGAGGGCGAAATTGCGCAGTTGTTGAAAGAGAAGAAAGAGCAGACGCAAGAGGCCGATGCGTCCACAGCGATCAAACGCGCCAAAGATCGTTCGGTGCGGGTGCGGCGCTATTTTCCCGAAACCCTTTTCTATACGCCGGAAGCCATCACCGACGATAAAGGCGAAATCGCCTTGAATATCCCCCCCGCCGATTCCATCACCACCTGGCGCATGTCGGCGATGGCCAACGCCAAAAATGGGGCCATCGGCGACGCTACGGCGGCGATGAAAGTATTCAAACCTTTCTTCATCGATATCGATCTGCCTATTGCGTTGATCCAGAACGACGAAGTAACGATTCCCGTCGCCGTCTACAATTATCTTTCCACGCCGCAAGAGGTTGAGGCGTCGCTGGAACCTTCGCCTTGGTTCGATTTGCTGGAAGGCGGCTACGACCGCAAGGTCTCCATCGCCGCCAACGAAGTAACTTCCGTTACCTTCCGCATTCAGGCTAAGCGGTTGGGCAAGCAAACCATCACCGTCTACGGCTGGGGTTCGCAGGACAACGACGCCATTGGCCGCGAGATTGAAGTGCGCCCCAACGGCGAGGCGAAATTCGAAACCCGCAGCGGCAAACTTTCCGGCCTCGTCGAACAAATCGTCGAATTCCCCGCTGAACGCATCGCCGGTGCGGATAAGTTATTCGTAAAGATTTATCCCGGCGTCTTCAGCCAGATTGTGGAAGGATTGGACGCCATTCTGCAAATGCCCTACGGTTGTTTCGAGCAGACCAGTTCGACGACGTATCCCAATATTCTGGCGCTCAATTACATGAAGCAGACAGGCCGCGTTACGCCCGCCGTGGAAATGAAAGCGCGGGAGTATATCAATCTCGGCTATCAGCGATTGTTGACCTTCGAAATTCCCGGCGGCGGCTTCCAGGTTTTCGGAACGCCTCCGGCGACGCGCATTTTGTCCGGCTATGGGCTGATGGAATTTATGGACATGGCGCAGGTTTATCCCATCGATGAGAACGTCATCGCCCGCACGCAGCAGTGGCTGTTGGGGCAGATGAACGATGACGGCAGTTTCAATCCCGACGAAAATTACGCTCACGCGGAGATGTGGAGCGCCATCCAAAACAATAAAATCCTCGCCACGGCTTACATTGCGTTGGCGTTGGAACAATCGAGCGCCGGTCCCAGAGTAAATCCGTTGAGCCGCACGTCGAGCAATATCGCCGCTCAGACGGCGGCGCCGAAATCCGCCAACATCGATCCGCAATTGCAAAAGACGAAACAATATCTCTTCGCTCATACGGATGATGCTAAGGATGCCTATACGCTTGCCATTCTCTGCAACGCGCTGCTGGCGCTGGATCCGCAAAGTCCCGCGACGCAAACATGCGTCGACCGGCTGGTGGAAGTGGGCATTATCGAAGGTGAGCGCATGGTATGGAAAGCGGAAGCCAGCATGAGTTTCGCGCGCGGCGACAACGCATCTGTCGAAGCGACGGCCTGGGCGGCGCTGGCGCTGCTGGCGGACGGACGATTCCATTCCGAACTGGGCAAGGCGCTCAATTGGATCATCGAGCAAAAAGATCCCAACGGAACGTGGGGAACGACGCATGGCACCGTGCTGGCGCTCAAGGCGCTGCTCTATTCGCTCGGCCAGCGCACGGAAAGCGCTAACGCCGAAGCCGTAATTTCCGTCAACGGCGAAGAGGCGCAGAAAATAAAAATAACGCCGCAGGATTCGGACGTGTTCCGGCAAATCGATCTCACCCGTTTTGCGAAGACGGATAAAAACCGAATCGAAATCAATCTGAATGGCGAGGGGAATTTGCTCTATCAAGTCGTTGGCAAGTATTTCGTTCCTTGGGATAAGAGCCTGAAAGTCAAACCGGCGTTCGACATTAAAGTAGAGTACGACCGCTCCCAATTGCGCCGCAACGACGCGGTAACCTGCAACGTCATCGCCCGCAATACGCTGCCGCAGCAAG harbors:
- a CDS encoding alpha-2-macroglobulin family protein; amino-acid sequence: MNTKCLVILLLLSAATLARAEINIDRDHIKLERSDKTVTAVILLENPAEASAVNDMTATLMDERYRPLAKGEKKVILLNGKQTERIAFPIDLAAEELEKCILSIDFAGQIWLKHFSPKRIEQELRVIGQNQWLSGSRAALRVIVTQSQGGAPIENAEIKVWSRPSGEGKTLFHADDKTDAEGTASIAFDIPGDMAGERTLGVSVKSEYGEDEATAKITIQTGTKIFLTTDKPVYQPGQLMRLRALAAHKATGKPLPEQPIALEVYDGKGNKVFKKMETTSEYGVASADFQLADEVNQGDYAVKAIIGDDMTEKTAQVFEYVLPKFRVTAKNENEFYAPGDAVKGALEARYFFGKAVAGAKATITVNCFDVGFNEFEKVEGTTDEEGRWNYSFTIPERLVGQPLFKGNTIIQMDVRVRDSADHEEQKIETFHVAVEPLQIEAIPESGTLVDGVMNEVFLVASRPDGSVAKPTLTVQSRYLQSGVKVDCDDNGIASIILTPTPGENVYRPELPPLRLFAEIDGKKITLDKNLPFSNPEERILLRPDKGVYSLGEEMKLQAMAPFPDKEPVFLDIVKNNQTVLTRTLTLENGKAQLAIALDESLAGTLAMNAYMIRGDGHMIRDSRQVIVTRRDDLRIDIAPDQEQYEPGQPAKLRILVRGADGQPAQVALGLHIVDESVYSLTEKEPGLAKVFFAIEKELLQPKVEIHGYRLDKVVRLSAKDYEDNARLSKTLLAKLDVHADFSLNLNTADEKTQKAIADLQRLQSEVLSQQSLAVSRKPRNIDELLWPLGQDLQNLPTIDPWGNPYIVYMNDNIWLASAGRDGKAVTDDDIRLPAFRFGYFFQDAGEKGGQLKKAAGIVEKWGEHEVRLAFPAQTGMLRRGGAIMGMDGLGRGVMPGVAGGMGGMAGGGRVNRFAMAKGVPALRGEMAVPEAPPVVVGEEVAQFGLAEAPAAREGLAQMRVMAVEAAPPNAPGDRGGQAGASVYGIMGRPADNRKLVIQEDLELDMSTAQSAPHQIDRFYLYEEAQENKNLIEENIKSNFGGENVNGPLVVNGQLDEKQLKQAAEKFGDLSSLKLAEGEIAQLLKEKKEQTQEADASTAIKRAKDRSVRVRRYFPETLFYTPEAITDDKGEIALNIPPADSITTWRMSAMANAKNGAIGDATAAMKVFKPFFIDIDLPIALIQNDEVTIPVAVYNYLSTPQEVEASLEPSPWFDLLEGGYDRKVSIAANEVTSVTFRIQAKRLGKQTITVYGWGSQDNDAIGREIEVRPNGEAKFETRSGKLSGLVEQIVEFPAERIAGADKLFVKIYPGVFSQIVEGLDAILQMPYGCFEQTSSTTYPNILALNYMKQTGRVTPAVEMKAREYINLGYQRLLTFEIPGGGFQVFGTPPATRILSGYGLMEFMDMAQVYPIDENVIARTQQWLLGQMNDDGSFNPDENYAHAEMWSAIQNNKILATAYIALALEQSSAGPRVNPLSRTSSNIAAQTAAPKSANIDPQLQKTKQYLFAHTDDAKDAYTLAILCNALLALDPQSPATQTCVDRLVEVGIIEGERMVWKAEASMSFARGDNASVEATAWAALALLADGRFHSELGKALNWIIEQKDPNGTWGTTHGTVLALKALLYSLGQRTESANAEAVISVNGEEAQKIKITPQDSDVFRQIDLTRFAKTDKNRIEINLNGEGNLLYQVVGKYFVPWDKSLKVKPAFDIKVEYDRSQLRRNDAVTCNVIARNTLPQQAEMVMIDVGIPPGFRVEKSALDDYQDDQVISKYTLMSRQLLIYLESMEGNTELKLAIPMKATLPIVAKAPESSIYEYYNPDVKDVSTPQELIVE